The Meriones unguiculatus strain TT.TT164.6M chromosome 6, Bangor_MerUng_6.1, whole genome shotgun sequence genomic interval TATGGCCCTAATGCTCCTTTTACTGTTTGCCTCCTTGAAAGTATGGCTGGGGGCGGATTCCTGACACCCAGTGAGTGGCTTACTGTTGTCCAATCAGTTCTCACAAGAGGCCAATTTCTCTCATGGCAGGCTGACTGGTATGACCGCTGCCGCAATCTGgctaataacaattttaaaaatcctgACAAAGCCTCAGGAAAATGGACATTTAATAAATTAACAGGACAGGAAAAATATGCTCCAGAACAAGTACAGCGTGCTTTCCCTGTCAGGCTCTTAGCTCAAGCCCATGGGGCTGCCCTTGCCGCCTGGCGGGCAATTCCAGTTAAGGGGTCTGTTCTTTCACCCTTAACAAAGATTATCCAAGGCAATAATGAGGACTATTCAGAATTTGTGGGGCGCCTCCTTGAGGAGGCGGAGCGATCATTGGGATCCGATAAAATAGAACGAAAAGAGATTAAACTCCTTAAACAGCTGGCCTTCGAAAATGCTAACTCTGCCTGTAAGGCAGCCCTGCGGGGCAAATATAAAGATAAAAACCTTCCTGAGATGATCTGTATCTGCTCAGATGTTGACACCTTTACTCATAAGATGTCTCAGGCCATAAGTCTAGTCATGGGAGCCGCACAAGGTCCCAGTTCAAAATTCCCTTGTTTTAAATGtggacaagtgggacattttgcaCGGCAATGCCCTCAACAAAATTCTTCCCCTTCAGGACAAAATGGAGGGCTTCCTTGTCCCTTGCCCACTACTGTTTGTCCACGTTGTCGGCGGGGCAAACATTGGGCCGATGCCTGCCGCTCCAAAACGGATGCCACGGGaaatcctctccctccccaacAGGGAAACATGAGGAGGGGCCAGCCCCGGGTCCCTATCAACTTCATGCCGGCCTCGGGGGTAAGCCAGCCATGCCACAATCAGACCCTAACGCAGCCAGCGCCAGACCAACAGCCTGCCTTCGCAGGGCCACTCCCGGGAGCGCAGGATTGGACCTCTGTGCCTCCATCGACTCAATTCTAACCCCTGAAGACGGGGTACAAGTTATCTCCACAGGAATTTTTGGGCCACCTCCCCCACAGACTTACTATTTAATTTTGGGTAGGGCATCTAGTACATTGAAGGAAGACAAAGGCATTAATGTCTTCCCCCTCTTTAATTGATAACGATTATActggggaaataaaaattttggctAGCAGCACGCGGGGACCCCTCCCAATTACTAAGGGACAGTGATTGGCTCAAGCACTCCCCCTACCCCTAGATTTAACTGCTCCAGCTTTAGGCCCTCCTCGAGGACCATCTACTCCCGGATCCTCGGACATTTTCTGGATTCACCAAATGACTCAAGAGCGACCCACTCTAAAACTTAAACTCAATGGAAAAACATTTGAGGGCCTTTTGGATACAGGAGCAGATTCCACAGTAATTTCTCAAAGAGCATGGCCTTCTTCCTGGCCCTCCCAGCCAACTTTAACTCAGCTACAAGGCATAGGTCAATCTCTTAATACCCTACAGAGTTCCCAATTGCTGACCTGGGAGGACCCTGAGGGAAACAGCGGACACGTGCGTCCATTTATAGTCCCTGGGCTCCCTGTTAATCTCTGGGGGAGAGATATTCTTTCTCAAATGGGAGTCCTCATGTTTAGCCCCTCAGAGGCAGTCACCCAACACATGCTTAAACAAGGCTTTATACCAGGAAAAGgattaggaaaaaataatcaaggaCAACACAAACCTATTTCGGTTGTTCCAAAATTTTCACGTACAGGACTTGGTTATGAATCACATTTTTCTTAAGGGCCATTGCTCCCCCTGCACTCCAGGCAGATAAAATAACATGGAAAAGTGACTCCCCTgtctgggttgaccaatggccccttcctcaaaaaaaattaacagcagCCATGCAGTTGGTGCAGGAACAGCTTTTGGCTGGACATATTGTACCCTCCACTTCCCCATGGAATACACCCATATTTGTTAttcaaaagaaagggggaaaatggagacttctccaAGACCTCAGAGAAATTAATAAGACTATGGTACCAATGGGGGCACTCCAATCAGGACTCCCCTCTCTGGTTGCCATTCCTAAAGGCTATACAAAATTGgttattgatttaaaagattgtttcttttgtattccACTCCATCCTGATGACTGTAAGCGCTTTGCTTTCAGCGTTCCTGTTGTTAATTGTATTGGTCCGTCACCCCACTTCCAGTGGAGAGTGCTGCCCCAAGGGATGGCCAACAGTCCCACCCTTTGCCAAAAATATGTTGCCCAAGCTATTGACCCTTTTAGACTAAAATACCCCAAAATATATTTcatccactatatggatgatattttattggcaGGACCCGATACTACCGAACTACAGGCTATTGGACAGAACCTAATTATTTCACTCCAACAACTGGGACTTCAAATAGCCCCCGAGAAAGTACAGCTTCACCCTCCCTATCTCTTTCTCGGTTTTGAACTCCTTCCCaataatatcctgtctcaaaagatacaacttAGACGAGATTCACTTTCTACTTTAAATGATTTCCAAAAGCTTCTGGGAGATATTAATTGGCTTAGGCCTTATTTAAAGCTTACTACTGGGGAACTTAAACCTCTCTTTGATATTCTGCGAGGGGATCCTGACCCGGCGTCCGCCCGACAGCTCACCCCAGAAGCCATTGAGTCCTTAGGTATAGTTGAAAAAGCTATACAAAATCAAAACGTTGGATATTTTTCCCCAGACCTGTTGCTTTGGCTATTAATTCTCCCCACAGCCTTTACTCCTACTGGACTTTTGTGGCAAACTAAGCCCTTGTTCTGGATTCATCTCCCAGCATCCCCCTCTAAAATAGTTCCCACATATCCCTCATTGGTTGCTCAAATCTTCAAATTAGGAAGGGAGGCATCTCTCAAACTTTTTGGAAAGGACCCAGATATCGTCTGTACACCATATAATTCCTCTCAAGTACAGTGGTTAATTCAGACTTCAGATGATTGGGCTGTTAATAGCATTTCCTTTCAGGGAaaacttgataatcattatcccgCTGATAAACTTATTCAGTTTTTGCATAAAcaatctgtcttttttccaacgTGAACCAAGACTTCTCCCATTCCCGGAGCTACATTGGTTTTTACTGATGGCTCCTCTTCAGgaattgctgcttttagtattcagGGGTGGATTTTTCAATCTCAGACAGATCTCTCGTCCGCTCAACTGGTGGAGCTGGTTGCAGTCATAAAAGTCTTCGAGACTTTCGCAAGCCAAGCGTTTAATCTTTACACTGATAGTGCTTATGTTGCTACTTCTGTTCCGCTACTTGAGACTGTCCCTTATATTAGGCCTTCTACcaatgcttctcctctttttgccAAATTACAAGCTTTAATACTAAGACGTTTAGAACCCTTTTTCATTGGACACATTCGAGCTCACTCCGGCCTTCCGGGACCCCTGAGTGAGGGAAatgacttggtagaccaggccacCCAGCCTAAGTTAGCCCTTCTTATGACATCTGTTGAACAACCTGACCCCCTGATACAAGCCCAGGAAGCTCATCACTTACACCATCTCAATGCCCAAACGCTTCGTCAGCTGTTTTCTATTACAAGGGAGCAGGCTAGACAAATAGTCCGCCAATGCCaaaattgcttaatatttttgcCCGAGCCTCACCTAGGAGTCAACCCTCAAGGTCTGACACCGGGAGGGctctggcagatggatgttacacaTTATTCCCctttcagaaaattaaaatacattcatgTGTCTATAGATAccttcagtggattcatttttgcctctCTCCAATCGGGAGAAGCTACTAAACATGTTATAAGCCATATTCTtgcatgttctgcctgcatgcccttaCCTAAAATCATAAAGACAGACAATGGCCCTGGATATACCAGTaataactttaaacaattttgtgctcaattaaaaattaaacatatcacAGGGATCCCTTACAACCCACAGGGCCAAGGCATTGTAGAAAGAGCACATCAAACCcttaaaaatatgcttcaaaaATTACAACATTCTGGAGGAATTTTATATCCACCAACAGGAAACTATAAAACCCTTTTAAATCATGCCTTATTTGTCTTAAATTTCCTTACTCTTGATAATAATGGCAAGACTGCAGCTGACAGATTCTGGCATCCTTCCACATCGGATACCTATGCTCAAGCAATGTGGAAAGACCCATTGACTTACAAGTGGTCTGGTCCGGACCCCGTATTAatttggggaaaaggacatgcatgcatatttgactccaagcaacaaaatgccagatggctccctgaaagattaataaagttaattaatccCCCCAGGGAAACCCCTGAGGAAAAATCTAACTGTGTTTAATTACAGAAGGATGTTCGGCCTTGCCATTCTTTCGCTCCTGCTTGTAGTCCGGCTGACGGTAAGTGCCCCCTCCCCTTATCAGATTTATAATTATACCTGGGTTATTGAAAATCAGGCCGGAGATATTGTTAATTCTAGTTCTTCGGTCAGAACTCAGCCTCATTGGCCCGATTTAGAAGTGGACCTTTGTGCCCTTGCCCTTGGTGCACACCCTGATTGGGGTGTTGCCGAGATTCTTTGGCCTCGGCCCGGAGGTATAGCACCTGAGTCTCCGCATTTTCCTTCCAATCCTGGCTGTGCAAATGCTCTTGATAGAAGGATTCTTCAAAACCAGCATGGTATTTACGTCTGTCCAGGGGCCCATAGGGACTGATCTCTCAACTATAAATGCGGATGGGCAAATGATTATTTTTGTGCTTCATGGGGCTGTGAGACTACCGGAGATACCTACTGGAAGCCCACTTCCAATTGGGATTATATTACTGTTAAACAAAAATACACCCCTCCAGAAAGGACTCTTACTTATGCTTGCCCTTCATTGGGCTGTGTTCCCTCCACCTATTCCGAACTCAATCCTCAGACATTGCCCTTatcatgtaaaaataatgatcctATTACTAAAGGGTGGTGTAACCCCCTGCTAATTCAATTTACTTCCCAGGCCAAGCAACAAACTTGGACTGGTCGAGAGTTTGAATGGGGACTTAGATCCTATAAAACACATATTGGGCTCACCTTCAAAATCAAGTTACTTAAAACCATTCCCCATAAAACTCCTGTTGCTGTTGGACCTAATCCCGTCCTCCAACCAGCAAAACCTAAGCTCCCTGCTGTTTCCAGTTTTACTACCCCTAGTTCTACCCTGTCGCCCCTTTCTGGAGCAACTCTTTTTCAGCCTACTCTCCCAGAGGGATATATGAGTTCCGCAGATctcatcatttctttggttaatGCTTCTTTAGAGGCAATTCGTAACACCAGTAACCCTGCCTATGAGGAATGTTGGATCTGCTTTTCTCCCACTCCTCCGTTTTATGAAGGCATAGCAATAATGGGTGTTCCTATCCCCACCAATGACTCTAAGTCCCTGCTTTGGCatgcttcccctgagggaggccttACTCTTAGCTCAGTCTTGGGTTTTGGCCATTGCCTCCTGGGACCCAATATGATTCCCCCACGACCATTACAGATGATCTGCAACCAGACATCTATTAttaatcaaacatttttattcactaaGGCTCCCAATAATACCTATTTTGCTTGTTCTACTGGACTTACTTCCTTTATTACTAATAAGGATTTTTTAGAAAAAAGTGACTACTGTATCattgttgttattcttccccGGTTTTTTATTCATGATCCCGACAGCTTTCTGTCCTTTTATGATGGTGGTATTCCTATTCAAAAAAGAGAACCTATAACAGCCATTACTCTTACTGTGCTTTTGGGCTTAAGTGCCGTGGGGGCTGGAACAGGTATTGCTTCCATGGTCACTTCTCAACAACATTTTTCTCAGCTCCAAGCAACCATTGATAAAGATTTGAGTGAGCTCCGTGAAGGAGTACAAAATCTTAAAGactctgtggcttccctttccgaagtagttcttcaaaaccggcgaggccttgacttagtttttttaaaagagggaggcctttgtgccgcccttaaagaggaatgctgtttttattctgacaagactggattggtacaaaacagCTTGGATAAGGTAAAAAAGAACCTGGAAGAGCGTAAAAAGGCTCGAGAACAACAGGAGTCttggtatcaaaattggtttgCCACCTCTCCTTGGCTTTCCACTCTTCTTCCCATTCTTTTGGGCCCCCTTATGGGTCTGTTTCTGCTTCTCACctttggcccttgggcctttaatcgTCTCTCAAGTTTTATTAAAAGACAGGTGGATTCTGCAATCAAGCCCATCCAAGTCCACTACCATCGCCTGGCTGGGAAAGAAGAATTTGCCATGGAGCTTCCACCTGTTGCCCCAGCCTCCCGCCCCCTAGAtttttcctccctgctctcccctgCCCCAAGATGGAAGTTTTTGGGCCATCCTCGTAGCTAAATTTGGACTTTTACGACtctcacaattggctgaccaaaaataaaatttcttcattagTTAACTAAAACAGATTTAACCGCTGCCTTCTAGTCATTAGGGTACACCCTCATAGTTCTCTTCCTTACAAGTCTTTGGGGAGGATTAATGCGTTACATTTCCACAAAGTgagtggtctggtaagtcagagacAGAATGAGTGGGTAAGTCTCGCCCCGCCTAAGACAGGACGACCTCGCCTAGAGGAGGCCGATCCAATGACGGGTAAGGGTCCAGCACCGCCCTTCCaacaggctcagaccccgtttgtgccctTGTTTTTATAAGGACTCTTGCCTCTCCTTTTTGTTGATTCTATGGCCTTTGCACTTTGAGGGCTTTGTCCCATTGCACCAAAAATGGCATAGACCTATCAACAAAGGTAATGATGTCCTTAAGTCTCTCTGGGGAACGCAACCTCCATGGCTTGTTTACGTGGGTTACCCAGGTAGGCTACAAAAATTGGCTGATCAAAATTATTCTTTACATGTTCATTGAGAGTCTTAAAAGTCCCCTTGCTTCtaaaagataaaaagggaggagatgtcgggagccggcatagcccccagactctgatttgtaatatcctgccggacaaacaacagaggtctgtgaatcacacgtttcggttaatagccctgccagacaaacaacagatgtccgaaaccatagacgttgtttttagtgactgaataaccttgtgagcctccactgtaacaatcacatgaatcaagtgatttcttacaatagtcttggtgattttccacagttatttcctcctcctcgaaacccccctccctgccagaactgccctataaaaataaaactactgcacaataaaatcagcacttgaaaggcattcgtctacttgtgctctctccctcatctcctacaggtacgacccccttcgcccccacgaataactaggtcccgcggggcgggacagggagtggcatgcatgcagagggaggagagagggtgggattgggaggggaggagggaggggcttatggggggatgcaaaatgaataaagtgtaattgttaaaaaaaaagtgaaggacttgaagaggggtatggggggagaagagggagggaaggtgagattgatagggaatgagggatggagctacagctgggataaaaagtaaataaactaattaatatataaaaataaagaaatatgctTTCTTGTCCAGTGTACAAATACACAGAATCCCATGTGCTTTCATGTTCCTACCAGCCTCCCTGGGATGAACTGGGTCCTTGTGATTGCTTTCActtgtgatttcctttgaaagggaaatcctttattaaattaaaatttgcatgACTGTGAGACATAATGTTATCATTGAGAACCCAATGTCTTCTAGACTTCACTCTGTTTGTGGCATGTATTCTACCAACAGAACATTTCCAGACCTTGCAACGTTATTTTGAAATTCGCAAATATTGTACACATATCACATCAACCCAGAGTTGattatcttttcagttttcacccttttttcttcatttttttttctggtttgtttgctgttgagtttttgttttgttttgtttttagagatgggGTTTTATAGTATAATCCAGGCTGATCTTGTACTCACAGCCATCTTCTTGCCTTAGCTTCCAGAATGCTATATTATAGACATGAGCCATGATTCCAAGATTTGCTTTTGATTTGTGGGGAGGCAATCACAGCATACCTACCAAACAACTGTGGCATGCAGCAGTTGTTATGCCCATTGGATTGACAGTTTTGTCTTCTGTTGCAAAAATAGATTTCCTGATTTACTACTTGGCATTTGGTTTTGTTCACAAAGCACATTCATAGGCCAGAAATATATCTCACTTCAGAGTGCTTGTGTAGCACAAAAGGGGTCTTGGTTTCAATACAAGAAACAACATCAAAAGTCAAATCAGCTCAACTTGGGTGCACAGTTGGAACTGTAGCATTTTTAAGGCTGAGACAGAgatcacaagttccaggtcagttttggctacacagaaaattcaagaTCAGCCTACAATACAAActgaaaatctgtctcaagcaAAAGTCCAACCAAGGAAAATGACACATGACTTTAATGTTCAAAAATTCTTGCAGAAAGTCAAGCCTACTGCCTGCAGCAAAAGGGCAGATGGAATGTGTTTAGTCTGCATTTTAATCAAGTCGAAGTCTAAAAGGCTCTCAAGGGTCTGCTTCTTCTGGGAGAAGGACTCCCTGTTCACTGTGACGCCCCATCTATAGCTATCGTGTGACAGTTGCTTCTTAGATTCTCGTGGACTCTATCtaattatgatacatttacatTCAACAGGGTTTAACCCCACAATCATGTGTTGCTGAGTCAGAGAAGGAACGGGGCTCATTACCATGGCTTCCAGAagtgcatggtggctctcaaGGGCTGGAATCACTTCTGCAGAGGACTTCAGGTTTTGAAGAAATATGCAACTATGTatgcaaagaagagaaaagtcatGAAATGGTTCCATGCAGTTAAATGTCTGCATTAGCTTTATGGAGAACATGAAGATTCAGGACCAGGAATGAGGCAGAAAGTGAGCATTCTCAGTGACTCTGTCAGTCTTGCATCCTGTATAACCTTCAGTCTCTGGGTTCCAAAAACTGCATGTGGTTTGTAAAGTAATGGTGAGAATATTCAGGAATGTGTTGGAGTGAGAGCAGAGTTAgtgtgttaggcccagcaagagcttaaatataagaaggtatgaagagaactcaggaaactaatcatccatccattcaaaatcgcaagaggttcaTTCTTACCATTGGGCAATGGGGTCaaccctgctggtcagcaaggagtggcactgggagacaaagaccttaggtttttaaaagacaaaaggcaggaatctcctggggttgctatcttggcgattcaggattggatgcggtgtttaacttttaaaaataattggttagttctggtcacccttatgtcctgtcagccctgttgtaaatatctcctcttcaagtcagtttggaatttcctgccatatgagataaaGCTACAGTTAAAGTGGGAAAGTGATTAACTCAtctcagtttccaaacaaaggtCATCTCACAGGCGCAGCTGGTGATTTATTCTCCATTTAGTAGgaatctctgcttgttctcttccttatctttgccctcacagatggctgatgtcaggaacctttacattcctcggctctctggagaagcactaagaggctttaattaacatgggcctagaacttgaaaatataagttataaggcaattgaAAGAAACATgagttacaaagttagtctgattctttcaagtgCCTGTCTGTGAAATcagctaaaataatcttaaagaatagaaaatagtGACACAGCACTGTGGGTGCAGAAGCAAGAGGATAACTAGGGCTTGTTGGATGCTACCTTttctccaggttcagagagagaccctgcttcaaaggaACAGGAGGGtgacataaaggagaggagactCCCTGTCTCCCTTTGGCCTTATGTagaacacacaatgcacacacaaacacacattaactTAAGTtaataaggtaaaaataaataaaaattcacagattataaaatgagaaaactcTATATAGTCatgaaaaaagaacaacaaagcacagtaaaaaatattcaacaaagtgTACAATTAAGAATTTGgttaacaataatttttaattcttgtCAAACTGTCAGAAACAAATCCACAAGATCTGAGTGTGCCAACTACATGAAATTCacattaagaataaaaacatagatatcacacagttaaataaaatttaatgcttgctgcacaaacatggagactgggctcagCTCTCCAGCAGCTATGTAACAGCAAGGGAATAGGGACAGTGTAATCTTAGTGCCAGAGAAGGAGATACAGGAAGACCATAggggctcactagccagccagtaAGTCTcattggcaagctccaggtttagtAAGAGACCTGTCTCACAAATTAAG includes:
- the LOC132654819 gene encoding endogenous retrovirus group K member 6 Gag polyprotein-like, which produces MPLRSRTRLLDIIMMMTLHSLPHLRHLLLLSSHPSLHCLQISETRSRLSAQVRDLTEILHLQQQLLQLTTRCSAFPTSNPASAIPERSPPSNSSLINPVFPLSTPSQLTFPVTTHSQASRISGPSQSTPTRPDHVSIRILDVEASDEQNSESESDGEEGPQAPNSSSAPASSSAKARTKSSSEESGDFHPLRFKKLEKLNSAVRNYGPNAPFTVCLLESMAGGGFLTPSEWLTVVQSVLTRGQFLSWQADWYDRCRNLANNNFKNPDKASGKWTFNKLTGQEKYAPEQVQRAFPVRLLAQAHGAALAAWRAIPVKGSVLSPLTKIIQGNNEDYSEFVGRLLEEAERSLGSDKIERKEIKLLKQLAFENANSACKAALRGKYKDKNLPEMICICSDVDTFTHKMSQAISLVMGAAQGPSSKFPCFKCGQVGHFARQCPQQNSSPSGQNGGLPCPLPTTVCPRCRRGKHWADACRSKTDATGNPLPPQQGNMRRGQPRVPINFMPASGVSQPCHNQTLTQPAPDQQPAFAGPLPGAQDWTSVPPSTQF